From the genome of Drosophila gunungcola strain Sukarami chromosome 3L unlocalized genomic scaffold, Dgunungcola_SK_2 000005F, whole genome shotgun sequence:
taaatattaaaacactcaaaaattttagtttcTACTACTGATAATCCCCTTCTAAATTGTCCTTAATTCACGAAATTACAATATGGACTTTAAAACTATTAGGACGCTCAAAATTTGCGGAgtatcaaaaattattaaaattgtattttcaaaGTATGATAGATGGaatattaagttattttgaatataaaaaaattcccAAAACATAGATGGAAAATAAGTTTCCACCACTATAAACCTTTTCTAGATTATCTATAATTCGCAATGATAAAGAAAATACctaaacttaacttaaaaaatacagtttGGATTTTAAGACATGATGGATTTTTGTGGGCCGTTAATATTTGAAGGGGTAATAAAAATAGGTAAATGaatattcatttcaaattataatggatggaattttctctttttatatgataaattttcttttatataaaatatctaaaaagtTTCCACTACTGATAAGCCCCTTGAAAATGTCTATAATTCACAACGATAAACAAACAACATGTTTTTACCTTAGAAATTACAATTTGGACTTTAATGACTACATAAACAAGGTGATGTGTTGCTTAGACTATGGCCACCGGATGgacccaatcccaatcccgatcccgatTCTTCACTGGGTGATCCGGTGCAGCAGCATGAAGATGGCGGTGGACACCAGACCCAAACTGACCACAGAAGCTGCGGCATTCTTCCGATCCGCAATGCTGCCGTGCGGGATCTCGTTCTCGGAGTCATCTGGCTGCGGTTCCGGAACAGCCAGCTCATCCACGGCCAGAACGGTGGCCTCATTGATGGTCCTTAGCAAGGGATAATTCTGGCTCACTCTTCGCGGCGCTGCAGTCACTTTACGGAAATCGTCGTAGGTATCCTCATCCAGCTTGCAGTTGCCCAGGAAATCATCTGTGTCCACGGACCACACCATAACACCCGCCAGTCGTTTGGACATGGCAAACAGCACTTTGTTGGCAATGGAACGCGAGCTGTCGTAGGTCACCACATTCACCTCCTGGGTGAAGATGTTCCGCTCCGATTTGGCCAGCACCTGGCTAGTTTTTGGATCCCACTGGCGAGTCCATCCGGAGGTTTGGTTGCTCAGCGTCTTACAGATCTCATTGTAGCCCAGGAATCCATCCTCGCGCGTGTAAGGACCCTTGAAGCCAACTCCATCGCTGTTGTCGTTCAGATTGCCCTCGGCCACCGTCTTGAAAGTGCGGCCGTAGAAGGGCAGACCCATCACCAGTTTCTCGGGCGGAGCACCCAGCTTCAACAGGTAGTCAATGGAGAATTGCTGTAAAACCAAAGAGTTTTAATGATAGACTTTCAAACTAAGAACAAGCTTTGGATACCGGAGATTAACAAAGCTAAGGATTCTTAATGATGCAAAGGATATCTAGGAcacatttatatttgttttataatggTCTTGTTTCGCAGAATCAAATCTATGTAAACTCCTTTACATTGAGAATGAAACAACCATCTCAACATTCCTATGCCTTACTGTCTTAAGTATTAAACCAATGCTCTTAACATGTTATAAAAATCTTCTCAAACTAAAAATTCATATCTGAAATTTGTTCTAAAAAGGTTTTGTGATCTATTGGATTCTtataatgcaattaaatatgaaatattttctacTAAGAGTTTGTTAAACagcacaacatttttaaaggatTATAATCAATGAATATTGATTCAAAGCAAGTGTTTAAATTATGGAAAATATCAAAGATTCCGGGAATTGTTTTTTCTACAAGAAACTTCCACTGAAGGTACACTCACCACACTGAGGGGATCATCGGCGGCCGCCGAGAGCGGGGCGTTGTAGCCCACCCTCTGGTCCCAGCTGCCGTGGTAGTCGTAGCACATGATGTGCAGGTAGTCCAGGTAGCGGGAGATCTGCCGCACGTCGTAGGCCTCGTCGATGACCTTCTTGGCCGCCCCGATGGCCGAGGTTAGGAGCAGGCCATGCTCGTCGAACTCCTCGCGCAACTCCTTGGTCAGCAGGACGAAGTTCTCGCGATCGGCGGGCTTTCCCTTCCGCTGCGTCGGGTACTCCCAGTCCAGATCCAGACCATCGAAGCCGTACTTGCGTACAAAACTGGACACCTGCTTGACGAACCTGCCGCGCAGCAGGCTGTTGGCCACCAGGATGGAGTAATTGGCCGAGCCCTCGTTCCAACCGCCGATAGCCAGGCTGACCTTCAGATGCGGATGACTGCGCTTCAGGCCGGTCAGCTTCTCGTAGCCGCCCTTGCCGTACTCCTCCTTAAGGTCCTGCCACGGATCtgaacagaaaacaaaattatagagTACATAGGcttatcttttttaaataacattaaaggTCAAatgatacaaaatattattacctaataataactaaaaaaactgatttattgattatttattttagaagtaaTATGTAATGTAAAATGGTTAACACTAGCAATTACTTTTCCCAAATATAAACCCAACAAACTAGTcctttaacaaattttttccCGTGTAAGAAAAGCTGAAACCCTTAAATTTGCATATGGCCATAAATCGAACGCGGAAACTCACCCAAGGACTTGATGGCTGCCTGGGTGAGGTCCAGACCAGCGAATGCGTACACTACATGGGTGCACAGGTTTGGATCGAAGTTGTCGATGGCATAGGCGCCCTGCTCCGGCCGGTAAACAGCCCATGTGGAAATGTAGCAAACCACCACCTTATCATGGGAGGGTCctgcaaataaacaaagtaaatttatAGTTAAGTTCGGTTAGCAACCCCTTTGTGGTTAACACAACGGCAAAGGACTCACCTGTCCTGGCGGCCACTGAAGCCCATAAAGTGCCCGAAATGGAGGCCAGTAggaggagcagccacagctgCGGTGCTTCCCCCCTATTCAGCGTCATCTGCGGCttggttttcctttttttcctgGAGAAAGAAGACCCGGAATCGAGTTAAATGCTTTGCGTGGCTGGCCAGCAAGTATGTTGTGACAACTCATAATTCCAATTCAAGTCAATTGGCGCTTTAATTGAACGGGAAAAGTGAAAGGCAAAAGAATCGACTCATGTAGTTAGAAAAACCCTACAGTCCATGTCTGAAAAATATAGTATATTCGTCCGCATATATTCTCAGAGATTAGCACAAAATCAATTCTAAGCTTTGTTTCTATTCGCCTTAATTGTTCATATCACTTGATTTTAACATTGACCAATCAAAAAGTCATTGAGCAAAGTTTATATAAgattaagaattatttttgaacGAAAAAAGTCAAAAGTCAGTTTATATCCCtaccaaattgttttttaaatgtttagaaGTTAATAGCAGTTAAAGCtcaaaatagtttattttaatgtttgtaaCATTAAATCGGtcttattttattgaatagcagaagcaattttttaaagtgcttTAAAGTTTCTTGGGAAAATGAGTCACAacaatatgattttaaaatctaaatcgGAAGGAATGTAATCAAAGACTTGCTTTGTTCTTTTCAGTCTGTATTTAAATATGGCAGTGGAAGTGGTAGCCGGGTACTGGCAATTCGAGTGGGTTGTGGAACCTGATTCTCAACTTTCGCCGGTGCGCCCTTAAAAAGCTGGTCAACAGCGAATCTTTAGTGCAACGAGCAGAACCGTGAATCATGCGATCTGCAGCGGGTTTTCGCAGCTCTAGACCGTTTTTATCTGTCTTTttgaaatgggaaaaaaacaAGTTAGCCTTGATATCTCAGAGGTCTGATAACAAAACGGCATGAATAGGCACTTAAAAGTTtgtaatattatatttaaagagCTGGAAAATAGGAAGTGCGCGCTGAGAAAATGGGTGGAAAACAAAGCCAAGAGCGGTTTCACTTTCCGGCTTTTTTCCAC
Proteins encoded in this window:
- the LOC128259558 gene encoding probable chitinase 2, whose protein sequence is MTLNRGEAPQLWLLLLLASISGTLWASVAARTGPSHDKVVVCYISTWAVYRPEQGAYAIDNFDPNLCTHVVYAFAGLDLTQAAIKSLDPWQDLKEEYGKGGYEKLTGLKRSHPHLKVSLAIGGWNEGSANYSILVANSLLRGRFVKQVSSFVRKYGFDGLDLDWEYPTQRKGKPADRENFVLLTKELREEFDEHGLLLTSAIGAAKKVIDEAYDVRQISRYLDYLHIMCYDYHGSWDQRVGYNAPLSAAADDPLSVQFSIDYLLKLGAPPEKLVMGLPFYGRTFKTVAEGNLNDNSDGVGFKGPYTREDGFLGYNEICKTLSNQTSGWTRQWDPKTSQVLAKSERNIFTQEVNVVTYDSSRSIANKVLFAMSKRLAGVMVWSVDTDDFLGNCKLDEDTYDDFRKVTAAPRRVSQNYPLLRTINEATVLAVDELAVPEPQPDDSENEIPHGSIADRKNAAASVVSLGLVSTAIFMLLHRITQ